One Salvia splendens isolate huo1 chromosome 1, SspV2, whole genome shotgun sequence genomic window, TTTTCAGTAACACCatcaaagaaaaatgaaaaaaaaaaatcaagaaactctCAACTTCAAAATGCACACTGTAATGGTAGAGGTCCTTTACCCAGACTATAAAAGCCGCCTCTTGAAGGTCCGGGCAGTCGTCTGGTAAGTACGAACCAGTAACCCAACCCCAATCCCGACTCCAAGGCACACCCCAAGCCCGATTCCTACACCTACTCGGACCCCTGCATTGAACCAAGATAGCTCTCCGTCTTCACCTTCAACATAGTCAGCCGGTCTCCAGTACAAGTCGTATTCTTCGTCGCTTTCCTGTTTATATCGGTTGTAATCTGCCAGCTGAAAGACCAAACAAGAACTCTCTTTAGCATCAACATAGAGAATTTAGCATCCAAACACAACCATGTTTGGAGATCAAAATTACCATGAGAGCCAGTAATATACTATCCCCTCCCATCCCGGttaagatgtcacacttgttgATGTAATTGAATGTATTAATGAATAATGACggtttaatttttcaaaaaagaaagtggaacatctatttattttggaccaaaatcgaAACTATCCATGTTCAAATGTGTCATTACTCTATCAGACATGGCAAATTAGATTGCAAACGAAGCTAAAAACATCCCTAGAGATGTAGCATCTCCGTTTAtgataattaaattcctaaCGAGAAACGTCTAGCGCATGCCAAACCACCAAATCTACAGTAGCATTTAACAAACACTATCCTATCCTGCAAAGAAGATTGGCCTTCAAAGGTTTCAGCTGCAAAATGAGACATGGTGGGCCCGGAGTTGAGGTCGACCTACCTAGTATATTCGATGAAGGGCCATACATGTATGTTTTTAGCAGCAAATGATATTATAGGAGACAGCAAAAAAGGGTGTCAAACTCTATCACTTTAATATATGTGCCTGCCCATACCTAAGATATGTTGAGGATAAGATTCTATTATTTAGCTTATATTCAGTCCCAACGATTGTCCCAATAGAAACATGTTTCACCAGAGGAGGCAGGAAAACAGCCATAGTGGAGGATATGGTGTGGATAAGATTAACAAAACCCAAGTGCATCCCAATCTTGAATAAATTATACACAGAAACTAAGTACATTTAGATGATGAGTATTACTAGCTATTAGTCGAAGCGTCTTAATCTAGGTTTTTAGGTTCTCATGGAAAAGTAGACAACCAAGAAACTCATGTCATTATTTGATAATACTAAGCTAATTCAACATATCAGAGGATGAATATAAGATACGTTGCATAGGTCGGAACAAGacagaaaatatatatacattaccTGCAGATCGTGCTCGGATGCAAGATCCTCACGAGATTCAGAAGCATCACACTCAGGGATTGAATGCAAGACACCCTTTCTGTGTTTCTTTCGGTGATTAAGCTGCACGCTCTTGGTTAAAATGACTGGGGTTCCTGAGGAGGTACCTGCCACGTAAACTTCAATCGTAGGAGACGAAGATTCAGAATCCGTTATCTGCTTCCCTTTCAGAAATCCAGTTCCAGCACTGATCACAGGTTCACAATTCATACACCACTTTCTAGCTGCATTTGTCGAATCCCCAACACCTCCATTGCTACTCGACATTTCCAAAACCCCGGAGATCACAAGATCGTCCTTATCAAAAACCTCGAATCTCACACTTCCTGTAAACCTTATACAATCTGTACTGACAAATGTGGCCTCTTCTGATTTCTTATCAACCCTGTCGCGTCTAAGAATAGATGAGACCCCCTGTGATTCCATCGAGCATCTTACTCCGTTCACCTCAAGGACAGAGTCCATGGAAGCAGGGATGTGGTTGAGGGTTAGGCATTCCGGGGTGGCATCATCAACCAAGAAATTGCTGATTCTAACATAGAACACTCTCGCATCGAACCAATGCAATGAAAACCGACCACCGGATTGGTACAAAGGGTGCCTGATAATCTGTAGGCCTTGATCACTCACACTACCATTGCTATGAAATTCATAAGAACTCCCCATCCTCTCTCACTCACTCACTTAACTTTCACCACATTCTTTTACAGACAATTGATAAACTTGGATGAATGAGCTGAGGAACCCTAATCTGAACAAGAGCAGTAAATCAAATAAATCCAAAAGAAATAAGGTAAATGGATTGAATAAGCTAGTAATAAGGCCAAACATCTCTGATTAAAAAAGAATTATATGAAACAACAGAATGAACACTGATTGCTTTTTCCACTATGTGAGAAATTCTTGCTAAAAGCTACATCTGTAAGAGAAAAATGAGCTGATGCAAACAAATTGCAATATAACTGAATATTACCCAAAATTGAGATTATGTAACCATTCAAAACCTAATCTTTTCCAGAAATTCAGACAATAAGATTCAAGCCCTGAAAAATATAACCGAATTGCATCAACCAGTTTTCCACATTCAAGAAAATACTTTTGTTGGAAAGGGAAAAAACATATAGTGAGAAATTTCTACAGATAGTATATTATCCATTGTGCACCATCAAATGATGAAACGTATCCCTGAAGTCTCCTACCTTTATAACTTCATCTCTCTTTGTCACACCAAAACCTCAGTCCTAACACTAATGTGGAATTTAAACAAACTAAAGAGAGAAACAAAGGAGAGAGAGAATACACATGTCACAGAATGACAGAACCCAGCCATTCAACTCATataataattcaacaaaagaaAGGGACAAAAAAAtcacttaaaaagaaaaatgaaaggtCAGAAATTCCGGAAGTGATGACAGCAGCTTACCCTCTTTAATTTACATGGAAAGAATTTCTGGGCTTGGTGAAAATCACAATCttgaaaataatctcaagaaAAGGAATACAATCAGCCTATGATCTCTCAAATCGCTTTCCTGCTACAAGATGGGAGCTTTTTATTCAATACTAGtagttattttttttgtgtggaTGAAAATGGAATATTATGACACCCTTCTTTGGAATTATACCAACAATCAAAACAAATATCGCCTTTGGTTTTGTAATACTCCTTAATTTTCTTGATTTCAAAATTCATACGAGTAGGCAGAGTTGATGAAAAGATCCTAGAGTTGGACGGACCTGACAAGTTTTAAATTAGCAGAACACTAAAAATATCTACAAATATTTTATTGGTACAATCAAAAGAATGCACATACATATTCTTATTTGTTGGTGACTTGGTGAGGTAAGAAAAACGAGTGTTGATGGAGATGGGGGATTAATCCATTCGTTCTTATCCGAAGATTTGGAGTTTACGAGGTCGGTGCCTTACATTATACTGAAAGTGATGTTTATGGATTTAGCTATATTTCTGAAAAATGACTTTCTCATTTATGTGGTTCTAGGATTTTCAATTCCGATATTATTGACTGATAAATTCACGATTGAATTATGTACACATATATGCATCAGGAATAATGAATACTACTCCTTGAATACTGCCTCCGTccacaacaaaaagaaaaaaacaataaattaacactgcaattaataaaatttaagcaTATTAATagggaaaatcgggtttgtgggggagtttacactaaatattacgtaaatgtacccattttgttatctattccacaaatgggaaaaacgccaaccacattggcgtttttattagtaaatacgccaacgtcattggcgtgtttttaggtaaatacgccaacgatgatggcgttttatacttgtgccgtattttgggtgtatgctctcggattgtaattacgattaaacacgccaacttggttggcgtgtataaataaaaaaacgcatttgtaaatggcgtgttttctttgttgaaacgccgaacatattgacgttttgtaaaagacgccaaccggagtggcgtatttacttaatcatgaaaaacgccattctgagtggcgtgtttaatcagactgatataccaggcgttcctcccccaaatcgcgaaaacctcacaacacacagccttcgcgatttctccagctgcgcgccttctctccgtgatttcggcctacattcatcaatcggtgctattttcccccaaattcatctattttattcggttagtatgcttaccttttacataattatagtaattggtggatagctagggtttgtaatgggttgtgaattgagtagaaatattatgcattttggattggttgaatgatattattgttgattattatgttggattgtgttgggtttaagttaatttgtgtataaatttgattataagcctaaaccctagggtttttatagctaaaaaattgggcaaattgttttgatttatgtgggttttggttgattagtttagattgttaaatttgtttaggttaggcaaaattgaaattggtaggttgggcgaattgttaattgaaattgttaattttgtgtaggtgaattggtttatgattttgaatgtgcaatgttgtgtaacttgcttatttgatgttggtgttcaattttgtgatattggattaaattgtatctaattattgaaatggtttatggttggttattgttgaatttggtttatgaaattggattaaatgttatggttggttattgttgaatttgaattatgtaggtaaattatggcatcatcttcaacctctcgtcgtcggcttgcatgtggtcctgcggatccatctgtattatattttcagagacaacacgtctctaacaacatatgggcaggagttccatccgaagatgtacgctgccgacgatttgaaggaaaaatttgggatgttcccatccagCAACATGTCTTGacaatagtggaccagatggggtttgggggtatgttaaggtgtggtaaaccaaaagaaattgaccaccatcttatcacagctctgattgaacgttggaggccagagactcacacgtttcactttccagtcggtgaagcgactgtgacactggaagacgtggaggtcttatggggcctgaaagttgatggagaggctctgacaacttacatccccccgacggacgcgggatattggacggacaggtgtatggattttctaggattcataccggaagcatccgagttgaaggaaatggcttttaagcagacgagcttatcgcgccaattgaggattgagctgtctaatgaccacgaacactacatatatgctcagcgggctcgtatctattgtctgctattacttggtggtctgatgatccccaacgccaccggaaataaaattccgttcttctacctacactttttcatggatatagaacggtgttctacatatagctggggtggggcgacgcttgcttgcttgtaccacaatttgtgtgaagcggccgttggtcagaggacggatgtagggggagccttaactctattacaactttgggcttgggagagaatcccaaatattagaccgaggatgctagatcccgtgcatacagactatctaccatgtgcaagcgcgtaagttgttcattaattgcgtttttaaacttaatgttcatcaattttcgtgttcttcgctcataatttaaattttttagatggaatggcccggcgtcatatgtaaaagcacccggacattgtgttgaaaatttccgagatcagttctccatgatgcatcctaatcaggtacttcatatatttataaaatgtttttggttttttgttttttgtttttatggaaattattttgaaaaatttgtatcacatgtagtttatttggaggccttatctccaccgggagttgccggaaagttgtgatgccggtcgtcctatatggatgtcgatcacaacgcttatttgttggaatctggctgagccacacctgccacaccgagtgttgcgccaattcgggattgtccaaccgtatatcccggatctcccccggttccacggttctgattttttgaaacaggatcgccgtggaaaagctggtcggaattgggttcaatggcacgccaattatatacaggagtgggacaacagacactttacgatatggactgatctggaggacagtactgagcctgttgcaacggaagaatatatgaattggtttcgccagatcactgtggtgtatttaaccaaacccggcgtgcatgctgaagagggattccacgaaaccgcatcttctcataactttacggtacattattcatacttaactaaaccctgattacttattcaaattcatattatgatatgtacttaactttgaaaaattgtaggtggagacgcttcacaaaATACGTCACTATCTAAGTGGTCGAGCTGCGACAGGACATTTCTGTCCGGATATggaaaccatttcgaggatggttgaagaaggactgcagatatccggggagcctcagctgatggactaccctccttcgcagcgctctgcaatggacgtggacgtacccataaggcaaaaggcaaaacgacgaaccaagcagaaaaccgtccgcggagagtcgtcatctcagttcgtacacgactccgatgacgattttgaggacccacctccaccgagctctgcacttcgaggccgtcattctattagccataccggtggtaccggagaagatattggcctcagtgatgtccccgcttctccaccgcggtcgtctgtgcaggaggatcttgagaacgctgttgttcaagatactcctccctcaaggatccctagatctacatctactattgggaaggggatacggcgtctgtttatgcggaaacgtcgtgacgattgaactaatttgaactcttgatattactgtaatttgatattgatgttttttcatttgatttgaactcattgattttaagtctttatgattaagtatttggatgtctgaattattatttcctagtagaaatgaaaatgaaaacaggcAAATAAAGAGATATTGGCGTTTTTGTGTGAATGTAAGTCTTTGTGAAAAACGCCAAtgctattggcgtttttaagttagtttatatttttgcccgttttgtctacgacgaatgcggacattctgaacaaacacgccattcccgttggcgtttttaataagacgccattcccgttggcgtgttatttaaaaacgccattcccgttggcgtttttaagttagtttatattttgcccGTTTTGTCTACGACGaatgcggacattctgaacaaacacgccattcccgttggcgtttttaataagacgccattgccgaggtgccgagccagcggccgaggtgccgagcaggcggccgagatgccgagccagcggccgaggtgccgagcaggcggctgaggtgccgagcaggcggctgaGGCTTTTTAATAAGACGCCATTGCCGTTggcgtgttatttaaaaacgccaacgccattggcgtttttaagttagttttttcgttgctcgttttttctacgccgaaagcggacattctgaacaaacacgccagtcCCGTTGGCGTGTTTCAGTAATAACACGCCATTCACGTTGGCGTTTTAAAGTGAAAAGACGCCAATTAAGTAGGCGTCTCTTCAAACACGCCACTCACATCGGCGTGTCCTATAAAAAAACGCTCCCACAGCTAAGAGTTTTTAAtcatttcatcattattcaatatataagtacatacaaatattaccctatacattagtccaaatcttgctaaatacagaaatccaatattacacaatgcatacgttcaattgtctcgccttttccgcgtaaaaaagctacggatccccttcccgattctggcggttgagagtctagacggaggagtctctcgcacaacgacattctctaaatcaaccccaaaatattcgtctcgcacagaagaccgaggtggagaatgtgggacatcactgagaccgatgtgttcgcctgtaccaccagtgtggctgacagagtgacgacctcgaactgcagatcttggtggaggtggaggcataaaatcgtgatcgacatcatcagtgtgactgacagaatgacgacctcgaactgcatatcttggtggaggtggaggcaaa contains:
- the LOC121753317 gene encoding uncharacterized protein At1g01500-like, whose product is MGSSYEFHSNGSVSDQGLQIIRHPLYQSGGRFSLHWFDARVFYVRISNFLVDDATPECLTLNHIPASMDSVLEVNGVRCSMESQGVSSILRRDRVDKKSEEATFVSTDCIRFTGSVRFEVFDKDDLVISGVLEMSSSNGGVGDSTNAARKWCMNCEPVISAGTGFLKGKQITDSESSSPTIEVYVAGTSSGTPVILTKSVQLNHRKKHRKGVLHSIPECDASESREDLASEHDLQLADYNRYKQESDEEYDLYWRPADYVEGEDGELSWFNAGVRVGVGIGLGVCLGVGIGVGLLVRTYQTTARTFKRRLL